One stretch of Rhodoferax lithotrophicus DNA includes these proteins:
- a CDS encoding GGDEF domain-containing protein: MKILLVDDARSVVMVMTSRLASYGYDVVHAANGQEAVAAFASAAPDLVLMDIEMPVMNGFEATNRIRAFEATKQWAWTPVIFLTSSDTVENLVTAIEAGGDDFMSKFVPEPVLQAKMKAMSRIAGLRKSLSQANQKLQDLASQDGLTGLCNRRSMDVRTDQLWLEAQAREQPFGLLMLDIDNFKKYNDHYGHQTGDDCLRQVAHAIDAAIHHANQLGMTHRAFTARYGGEEFSVIMPRATPQSILKVANSIVKAVYGLAIAHELNEAWGVVSISVGGALKNPAQGEVVDLFREADARLYQAKTLGRNRAVVDDSPNSVPKLDGVVDRTGFVESH; encoded by the coding sequence ATGAAAATTTTGCTGGTGGATGATGCCCGCTCGGTGGTCATGGTGATGACTTCTCGCCTTGCCAGCTACGGCTATGACGTGGTGCATGCCGCCAACGGTCAAGAGGCGGTAGCGGCTTTTGCCAGCGCCGCACCAGACCTGGTGCTGATGGACATTGAAATGCCCGTCATGAATGGCTTTGAGGCCACCAACCGGATTCGAGCCTTTGAAGCCACCAAACAGTGGGCTTGGACACCGGTCATTTTTCTTACCTCGTCGGATACGGTGGAAAACCTGGTAACTGCCATTGAGGCGGGCGGCGACGATTTCATGAGCAAATTTGTGCCGGAACCGGTGTTGCAGGCCAAGATGAAGGCCATGAGCCGCATTGCCGGTTTGCGTAAAAGCCTGTCCCAGGCCAACCAAAAATTGCAGGACCTGGCCAGCCAGGACGGTTTGACAGGCTTATGCAACCGCCGCAGCATGGACGTGCGCACCGACCAGCTTTGGCTGGAGGCCCAGGCCCGTGAGCAGCCCTTTGGCTTGCTGATGCTTGATATTGATAATTTCAAAAAATACAACGACCACTACGGCCACCAAACCGGTGACGATTGTTTGCGCCAAGTGGCCCATGCCATTGATGCCGCCATCCACCATGCCAATCAACTGGGCATGACCCACAGGGCGTTTACCGCCCGTTACGGGGGCGAAGAGTTCTCAGTGATCATGCCGCGCGCCACCCCGCAGTCGATCCTCAAAGTGGCCAACAGCATCGTCAAGGCGGTGTATGGCCTGGCAATTGCCCATGAACTGAATGAAGCCTGGGGCGTGGTGAGTATTTCAGTGGGGGGTGCGCTGAAAAACCCGGCGCAAGGCGAGGTGGTTGACCTGTTTCGTGAAGCTGATGCGCGGCTCTACCAAGCCAAAACGCTGGGTCGTAACCGCGCAGTGGTCGATGACAGCCCCAATTCAGTGCCCAAACTCGATGGGGTTGTCGACCGGACGGGTTTTGTAGAAAGTCATTGA
- a CDS encoding peptidase U32 family protein: MSLLPHQLELLAPARDAAIGIEAVNHGADAVYIGGPGFGARSSADNSVEDIARLVAHAHRFSSRIFVTLNTILRDDELEPARQLAWQLYDAGVDALIIQDMGLLELDLPPIQLHASTQCDIRSPEKARFLQDVGLNQMVLARELTLEQIAAIRAATDPTRSTLEFFVHGALCVAYSGQCYISAAHTGRSANRGECSQACRLPYQVVDDKGRFVAHDKHVLSMKDNNQSANLAALVDAGIRSFKIEGRYKDMAYVKNITAHYRKLLDELIEERQHGDNPLARASSGHTTFTFTPDPNQNFNREFTDYFVNGRQDDIGAFDTPKNPGQSIGYVTQLGPNWVELELSHKTTELHNGDGLCYYDLQKELVGLAINRAELLSARKGLWRVFPKDALATLKDLRKGVEVNRNRDLNWLRALDKKSSDRRISVWAHLQVLADTVQLTLTDEDGHSATATTPWPKSERQRAQDQAEALAHIRSQLNRLGNTIFIAACADGSSATADFDHLFLPASLLNHLRRDAVLALESARASALPRLPRAQPIEPPVPYFEDALSYLANVFNRAARTFYARHGVKVIDAAYESIEATGKVSLMITKHCVRFSLSLCPKQAKGVIGVQGQVRAEPLQLINGKEKLTLRFDCKPCEMHVMGKMKPAVAKQSRAELTTARAQLAAGVSMTFYKTRPVDNPIEFGH; encoded by the coding sequence CCCGCTCCAGTGCCGACAACAGCGTCGAAGACATTGCCCGGCTGGTGGCACACGCACACCGCTTCAGCAGCCGGATTTTTGTCACCCTGAACACCATCCTGCGTGACGACGAGCTGGAACCGGCCCGCCAACTGGCCTGGCAACTCTATGACGCGGGGGTGGACGCGCTGATCATTCAGGACATGGGGCTGCTGGAGCTTGATCTGCCACCGATCCAGTTACACGCCAGCACCCAGTGCGACATTCGCAGCCCCGAGAAAGCGCGTTTTTTACAGGATGTGGGCCTGAACCAGATGGTGCTGGCGCGGGAGCTGACGCTGGAACAAATTGCCGCCATTCGCGCCGCCACCGACCCGACACGCAGCACGCTGGAGTTTTTTGTGCACGGTGCGCTGTGTGTGGCCTACAGTGGCCAGTGCTACATCAGCGCCGCCCACACCGGGCGCAGTGCCAACCGGGGCGAATGCAGCCAAGCCTGCCGCCTGCCCTACCAGGTGGTGGACGACAAGGGCCGTTTTGTGGCGCATGACAAACATGTGCTCTCGATGAAAGACAACAACCAGAGCGCCAACCTTGCCGCACTGGTGGATGCGGGCATTCGCAGCTTCAAGATCGAGGGCCGCTACAAAGACATGGCCTATGTGAAAAACATCACCGCCCATTACCGCAAGCTGCTTGATGAATTGATAGAAGAGCGCCAGCACGGTGACAACCCGCTGGCCCGCGCCAGCAGCGGCCACACCACCTTCACCTTCACGCCCGACCCCAACCAAAATTTCAACCGCGAGTTCACCGACTATTTTGTCAATGGTCGCCAGGACGATATTGGCGCGTTTGACACGCCCAAAAACCCAGGTCAGTCGATTGGCTATGTCACTCAGCTCGGCCCCAACTGGGTGGAACTGGAGCTCAGCCACAAAACCACCGAGCTGCACAACGGCGATGGCCTGTGTTACTACGACTTGCAAAAAGAACTGGTCGGCCTGGCCATCAACCGCGCCGAGCTCCTGAGCGCCCGCAAAGGCCTGTGGCGCGTGTTCCCCAAAGATGCCCTGGCCACACTGAAAGACCTGCGCAAAGGTGTGGAAGTGAACCGCAACCGCGACCTGAACTGGCTGCGCGCGCTGGACAAAAAGAGCAGTGATCGGCGCATCAGCGTGTGGGCGCACCTGCAGGTGCTGGCCGACACGGTGCAACTGACACTGACCGATGAAGACGGCCACAGCGCCACGGCCACCACGCCTTGGCCGAAAAGCGAACGCCAGCGGGCGCAGGATCAGGCCGAGGCCTTGGCCCACATCCGCAGTCAACTGAACCGCCTGGGCAATACGATTTTTATAGCTGCTTGCGCAGATGGATCAAGCGCTACAGCCGATTTTGATCATTTATTTTTACCCGCCTCTCTGCTCAACCACCTGCGCCGTGATGCGGTGCTGGCGCTGGAGTCTGCCCGCGCCAGCGCCCTGCCCCGGCTGCCGCGTGCGCAGCCGATTGAGCCGCCGGTGCCTTATTTTGAAGATGCCTTGAGCTATCTGGCCAATGTGTTCAACCGGGCCGCCCGCACGTTTTACGCCCGCCATGGGGTGAAGGTGATCGATGCGGCCTATGAGTCGATTGAAGCCACCGGCAAGGTCAGCCTGATGATCACCAAACACTGCGTGCGCTTTTCCTTGAGCCTGTGCCCCAAGCAGGCCAAGGGCGTGATTGGTGTGCAAGGCCAGGTGCGGGCCGAGCCGCTGCAACTGATCAACGGCAAAGAAAAACTGACGCTGCGTTTTGATTGCAAGCCGTGTGAAATGCATGTCATGGGCAAGATGAAACCGGCGGTGGCCAAACAATCACGCGCCGAGCTGACCACGGCCCGCGCCCAACTGGCGGCGGGTGTGTCAATGACTTTCTACAAAACCCGTCCGGTCGACAACCCCATCGAGTTTGGGCACTGA